ATGACCGACCGGCGCCGGCAGCGCGAGCAGCACCGCGAGCGCGTCGCCGACCTCACCGGCCAGCTCCTGAGCGCCGCGCTCCGCTACCGCCAGCTGTACTGGCTCCGGGTGGACGCCCGCCGGGCGGGAGAGCCGGACCCCGTCGTCCGGGCGGATTTCTACCAGGCCCGCAGTGATGTGACCGAGGCCCGGGACCGGCTGGCCCTGGCCGTCACCGACGAGACCTTGCTCCGGGCGGCCGGACGCGCTGCGTGGAGTGCCCTGGATCTGAGTGATATCGACCCCGGCGTCCCGGAGGACGGCCGCTACACGCCCGAGATCGAGGCCCGGCTCGAAGCGGCGCGGCAGCGTACGCACAACGCCCACACCGAGCTGCGGCAGGCGGCCGCCGGCTACGGCACCGCGTCGGCCCCTGGCCGTGCCGTCGACACACGGGCGCAGTCCACCTGACGACCCTGTGGACTCCCAGGAGGCTTCCGGCACGAGAAGGCCCCCCGACCGATCACGACTGGGGGGCCCAAACAGGCTCTCACCTGCTACTTGTCCTCGGTGGGCGCGGACGGTTTCGAACCGCCGACATCTGCTTTGTAAGAGCAGCGCTCTACCCCTGAGCTACGCACCCGTGGATGAGGCAACAGCGTACATGGACCGGGGCCGTGCTCATAAACCGTTCGGACCGGGGGATAACCCCACCCCCGAGACGGTAGCCGGCCGGATCCCGCCGGGGGCCGTCGCTGCATACGGTTTGAGTGCACCGGCACCGACGTCCGGTGGCACGCACAGCACGCACTGGGGGACCGATCACCGTGGACATCGCTACGAGCGCACCGACCCGCACCCGTCTCGGGGGCACCGGGCGGGCCCTCGCTCTCGGGGGCGGGGCGGCGTTGCTGGCGCTGGCTCTCACCGGGTGCGGGAGCACGGACGTGGACGGCGCCCCCGTCGAGCGCAAGTCGTTCGCCCTGGAAGGGAAGACGCTGACCGTCGACGCCGAGAACGGTGTCGTGGACCTGGTGCCGGCTGATGTGGAGCAGGTCGAGGTGGAGCGGCAGTTCGACGGGTGGGCGGTGTTCGGCAGCGGGCCCGACGCCGTGTGGAAGATGGAGGGCGACACCCTGACGCTCCGGGTGAAGTGCGAAGGCATCGCCAACTGCGACTCCCGGCACCGGGTGAAGGTGCCGCGCGGGGTCGCGGTGACGGCCGCCTCGGACAACGGGACGGTCAGCGCCACCGGCTTCGACAGCGCGTTGGACCTGTACTCCGACAACGGCGAGATCAACGTCCGGGACACGAGCGGCGCGCTGAAGCTGAAGAGCGACAACGGGCAGGTGCGGGCCGAGCGGATATCCGGCTCCTCCGTGACCGCCCGCGCCGACAACGGGGAGATCCGGCTGGGCTTCGCCTCCGTGCCCGACCTCGTGGACACCGTGAGTGACAACGGGAGCATCACCATCGATCTGCCGCCGGGCGGGCAGAAGTACAAGGTCGACGCCTCCGCGGACAACGGGGACGTCTCCGTCGACGTGCCGCGCGGCGACGACAGCGCCCACGTCGTGAAGGCCTACAGCGACAACGGGGAAGTCACCGTGCGAAGCGCGAACTAACCGACCCGTGTGTTCGTCCTTACCTGGTGGGACAATGTACCGGGCAGGGCGAATCGGCACGGGAGAGGCATGTGACGGCGACCAACGCGCGGCCGGAGGCAGGAGCGGGTGCGAGTTCCGCCGTTCGAAGTGGCCGGGACCTTCTGGCGCTGATGCTGCTGCCCGTGCCCCTCGTGCTGGCCGCGCTGCCCGCCGCCTTCGCCGGTGGCGGTACGCGCCGGTGGTTCGGCGGACGCGGCGGGGAGAGTCAGCGGGCCGAGGCACAGGCCGCGAAGGACGCCGCCGCCGAGGCGTTCTACGAGCTGGACACCGCCCAGCGCGATCTGCGGATCTCCATCGAGACCATCAACGCCGTGGACAGCTCCTCGCGCGGCCGCAAGGCATCCGAGGACTTCGCCGCGCTCGGCCGGCGCATCGACGAGGTCAGCCACGCCTACATCACCGCCGTCGACAGCCATGACCTGGACCGGGACGACCTGGAGCCCGCCGTCGCCTCCCGGGCCCGCACCGAGCTGACCCGGGCCAAAGACGACCTCGTGCGGGTCAAGGGCGAGCTGGACCGCTTCGCCCAGGGGCTCGGGCCGCTGCTCGGCAGCGCGGAGACCCAGCTCGCCCGGCTCGCCCCCGCCGTCGAGCGGGCCCGGCAGGCGCTCCTCGCGGCGAGCAACGCCCTCGACACCGTGCGGGCCGCGGGACTGCGGGCCGACGAGCTCGCCGCCCGGCTGGCCGCGCTCGCCCCCGAGCTGACCAAACTGAACCAGGGCGCGGGGAAGCACGGCGTACCGGAGACCCTCCAGCGCGCCGACGTGGTCCTCCGTGATGCGGAGGCGGTGCGCACCGAGGCGGAGCGGCTGCCCGAGCGGGCCGCCGAGATCGACCGACGGCTGGTCTCCCTGCGGACCCGGGCGCAGGCGCTGACGACCCGGGCGGGCTCGGTGGAGCCGGTGCTCAGCGAGTTGCGGCGGCGCTTCTCGGCCGCCTGCTGGCAGGACCTCCAGCCCGTCCCCGAGCAGGCGGCCGTCAGCGTACGGCAGGCGGAGGACAAGCTCGCCGAGGCGGCGAAGGCGCGGGAGGAGCAGCGCTGGGCGGACGCCACGTCCCGGCTGTCCACGGTCCGCGCCCTGCTCAACACGGTGGACGAGGCGGTCTCCGCCGCCGGAGACCGGTTGCAGCAGCTGAACGCGGTGGCGAAGGACCCGCAGCAGGAGATCGAGCGGACCCGCTTCGCGGTGCGGGACGCCCAGCGCCTCGCCATGGCCGGCCGGCACACGCCCGATCCCCGGCACGCACGGCCGCTCGACGACTCCGTCGCCCGGCTGGAGCGTGCCATCGCCGGGCTCGAAGGGCGCCACCCCGACTACTGGCACTTCCTGACCGAGACCGAGGCCGTGCGGCAGACCGCCGCCCGGGTCGTCTCCGACATCCGCGAGGAACGCGGCGGCGGCGCGTAAAGCCTGATCCAGGCGCATAGAGCCTGATCCGGGCGCGTGCAGCCTGATCCGGGCGCGTGCAGTCTGACGCAGAGGACAGGCGCCGAGCCGTCCGGCATCGAAGGGGGCATGGTCCGCGGCCCGCGATGGCTCTAGCCTGAGCCCATGCCTCGTTACGAATTCCGCTGCCGCACCTGCGGAGACACCTTCGAAGTCAGCCGTCCCATGGCGCAGTCCTCGGACCCCGCCTCCTGCCCCGCGGGCCACGACGACACCGTCAAGCTGTTGTCCGCCGTGGCCGTGGGCGGGGCTGCCGGGTCCGCTCCCGCACCGTCCGGAGGCGGTGGAGGCGGTGGAGGCGGTGGTTGCTGCGGGGGCGGGTGCTGCGGCTGAACCCGGGCCTACCTCTTGCGGGACAGCGTCAGGCCGTCCGCGACCGTCAGCAGCACGCTGTCCATCCGGGCGTCCGCGCTCACATGGTCGTTGAACTCCTTGATCGCCGCCGCCGGGCCCGTCGCCTCCGGGTCCGTCACCCCGCCGTGGAAGAGCACGTTGTCCGTGGCGATGACCCCGCCCTGCCGCATCCTGGGCACCAGCTCCTCCCAGTACGCGATGTAGCCGTCCTTGTCCGCGTCCAGGTAGGCGAAGTCGATGTGCGGCTCGGCGGGCATCGCGCGCAGGGTGTCCAGGGCGGGGGCGATGCGCAGGTCGATCCGGTCCGCGACGCCCGCCTTCTCCCAGGCCTCACGGCCGTACGCCGTCCACTCCTCCGAGATGTCACAGGCGATCAGCGTGCCGTCGGCGGGCAGCGCCTGGGCCATCGCCAGGGCGCTGAACCCGGTGAACGTGCCGACCTCCACCACATGCCGGGCGCCCACCAGCCGGACGAGGAAGGCCAACAGCGGGGCCTGCTCCTCGGCCGACACCATGCCCGCGTGGTCGGGGAATCGTGCGTACGTGGTGTCCACCAGCTCCCGCTGGACCAGGTTCAGCGGCGGGTTGTGGGCCAGCATGTACCGGTAGAGCTCGCCGGTGATCGTTGTGTCGTTGCCCTTGGTCATGCCCCCAGCCTCGCGCAACGCGCGCCCGCGCGCAGGAGAACTCACCCAGCGGCGGCCGCCAGGAAGCGGCGCAGGATCTCCTCCCCCGCCGCGCCGCCCCGCTCCTCCAGGGCCACCACGTGCGGGGCCCGCCAGCCCTCGTCGGCCAGTTCGCCGTGGCCGGGTCGCCAGCCGAGGTCGGCGGCGAGCAGCAGGTCGGCGTCGAGGAGGGAGTCCCCTGCGGCGAGCGTGCGGGTGGCTCCGGTGCGGCGGGCGACCTCGTGCATCGCGGCGCTCTTGGTGAGCGGCGCCGGGACCGCGTAGATCTTGCGGCCCTGGAGGGAGACCGTCCAGCCGCGCGGGCGGGCCCAGGCCGCCAGCTCCTTCACCCACCCCTCGGGCAGCAGGGACCGTTCGACGACGAGGTAGGCGAAGAGGTCCTCGGCGACCCGTTCCTTCAGCAGCCAGGCCGGGTCGGCGGTGGTCGCGAGGTGGGCGCGGATCTCGGTGAGCGGCGCGCACTCGGCCGCGATCCGGGACTCCACCCGCTGCTGCCAGTCGCGGTCGGAGACGCCGTCGACCAGGATGTGGCCGCCGTTGGCGCAGATCGCGTACCGGGGGGCGGGCCCGGGGAGGTGGATGCGCCCGTACTGCTCGCGGGTGCGGGTGGTGGTCGGCACGAAGACGGTGGCGCCCGTCACCTCGGTGAGGAGCGCGGCAGCCGTCTCCGTCATGTACGAGAGCGGCTTGTGGCCGTACACCTCGACGCACAGGAGCCGGGGGGCCTCCGCGTCCGGCATGGACAGGTCGAGCGAGGCCGCCGAGTAGATCAGCGTACGGTCGAGGTCGCTCGCCACCAGGGTGGTGGCCGAAGACGTCGAAGGGGTCGAGGAGTTCACGTTCATGCGCCCTTCACCGCCTTGCCGTCCGCGCCCGTCGCGCCGCGCGTGTACCGGGGGTGGATCAGACCGACACAGCTGTACGGGAGGTCGTCGGCCTCCTCGACCGGGACGCCTCGCTGTTCGGCCAGCAGCCGGATGTGCTCCAGGTCCGTGCCCGCGCCGCGCCGGGCGAGGATCTTCCAGGGGACCCGGCGGAGCAGCACCCGGGTGGTCTCGCCGACGCCCGGCTTGACCAGGTTGACGTCGTGGATGCCGTACTCCTCGCTGATCCGCTCGACGGCCGCCCAGCCCTCCCAGGTCGGGGCGCGGTCGGCGGCGAGCAGATCCTTGGCCTCGGCCTCGACCTGGCCCGCCACCTCCTCGAAGCGGGCGGCCACCGCCGTCAGGAAGTCGCCCGAGACATCGGAGCCGGCCAGCTCCCGGTAGAACTTCCCGCCGTGGAAATCGTTCGGCCCGACCAGGTCGGCGCGGAGCACCGTACGGGAAATGAGGCCGGAGACCGTGGAGTTGAGGCAGGCCGAGGGGATGAGGAAGTCCTCGCGGGTGCCGTACGTCCGCACGCAGCCGCCCGGGTCCGCGAGCACCGCGATCTCCGGGTCGAAGCCGGCGGGCCCGCCCGAGGACTCGAACTCCTGGATCGCCGCGGCCAGTTCGCGGGTGATCGCGCCCTTGCCCGTCCAGCCGTCGACGAACACCACGTCGGACGGGTCGTGATGGGCGGCCAGCCAGCGCAGGGCGGTGGCGTCGATGCCACGGCCCCGGACGATGGAGATGGCGTAGTGCGGCAGGTCCAGGCCGTGCCGGTGCTGGGCCCAGCGCCGCATCAGCACCCCGACCGGGGTTCCGGCCCGGGCGAGCGAGACGAGCACGGGGCGGGGGCCGCGTTCGGCGAGGACCGTCTCGGTGACGGTGCCGACCGCGCGGGCGATGCGCGCGGCGGAGGTCTCCAGGGCGGCGGAGAACAGCGCCTGGTACTCGGCGCTGGGCTGGTACTCCACGGGCAGCGACTCCGCGTAGTGCGCGCCGCCGCTCTGGATCGCCTCCTCGCGCTCCTCCGTGGGGGCCTCCAGCTCGGTGTCCGAGAGGTCCTGGAGCAGCCAGCCGACGTCCTCGGGCGCGTAGCTGGAGAAGTCGGGGCCTCGGAGGGGCTCGGGCAGCACGGCGGGCTCCTGGACAGGTGTGGGGGTGTACGAGGGGACGACCGCGAGGAGTACCTGGCCGGTGTGCTCGGCGAGCCGGGCCAACAGCCCGTCGGGGGCGTGCAGTTCGGGGGTGTCGGCGGCGGAGTCGACGACGGCGATCACCGCGTCGAAGCCGGCGCCCGCCACGTTGTACGCGTACCGGTCGCCGGGGCCGTCCGCCGGGGTGTCGTGGGCCGGGAAGACGAGGCGGGTGCGTATCGCGTAGCCGGGGTCGTCGACGGCGAGGACGGGCGAGCGGGTGGTGGTGGAGTAGCGGACCTCGGTGTCGGCCCCCAAGGTCTCTTCCAGAGCCGTGCCCAGGCGCAGCGGCGCGTACATCAGCTCCTCGAAGCCGAGCACGAGCACCCGGCCCCGGCGGGCACCGCCGCCCAGCGCGCCCGCGATCCGCTCCGCCATCTCCGGCAGCGCCGCTTCGAGCGCCGCCCGGTGGGCCGGGGTGAAGCCGTGCCTGCCGCCGTCGGGAACGCCCGCGGGCCAGGCGAGGTCGACGCGGGTGACCGGGGCGGGAGCCGGTACGGGGGGTGGCGGCGAGGCGGAAACCTCCGCCTCCTGGGCCGCGACGAGGGCCTGGCCGCGTTCCAGTACGCCGTCCGGGAGCGTGACCGTGCCCGTGGAGCGGGTCACCAGGTCGACGCGGGCGCCGATCTCGGCGGCGAAGACGGTCAGCCGGTCACGGTCCACCGGGGAGCGCATGTCGACCAGCGCGACGATGACGTACCGGTCGCGCGGGTGCGGCTCGTGCAGCGCGCGGATGGTGTTGAGCACCGTGTTGCCGGTGGAGAACTCGTCGTCGACCAGCACCAGGGTCGAGGCCTCCGCTCCCCCGGCCAGCAGCTCGGAGTCCTCCGGCAGCAGCAGGTGCGAGGTGGCGTGCGAGTGGGCCTCCTCGAAGCCGCCCGCCTGCCGGGCGCCCGCCACCGGACGCCGGGTGGAGTGCAGGTACGGGGCGTCCCGCAGGCCGTCGGCGACGGCGTGGCCGAGACCGGTGGCCGTCTCCGCGTATCCGAGGACCACCGCGCGGCGGGCCTCCTCCTCGCCGAGCAGCGCCCGTACCCGCTCACCGAGCCCGTATCCCGCTCCGTACACGACGGAGGGCCGCTGGGGCACATGTTTGCCCAGCACGTTGGAGACGAGCAGGTGCGCCCGCTTGGGGTTGCGGCGCAGGGCCAGGCCCAGCAGCTCCCGCAGGTCTCCGTCGCCTTCGAGGGCGACTCCGAGCCGCTCGGCCACCCAGTCGCCCGACCACACCACGTCCACGTTCTCTTCTCTCGTCGCGCGCTCGCTCATCGACGCGCGCTCAGTTCGTCAGGCCGGCGGCCAGCAGGTCCACGAAGCCGACGTCTTCCCTCGCCACCCCGAAGACCTCGGCCCGCTGGAGCGTTCGCTCGGCCCAGGCCCGGTGCGGCTTCACTTCGTTCATCTTGTTCGTGTACGCCGAGCGCAGCACCCCGCCGCCCCCGCGCTCGGGGCTCAGGATGTCCTGGGCGTCGGTGAACTCCTCGTGGCTGACCACGGACAGCGCGTGGACGGGCGCCACGTGCGACGGGTGGATGCAGGTCTTGCCGAGCAGGCCGTTGGCCCGGTCGAGCTCGATCTCGCGGAGGAGTCCGTCCATGTCGTGCTCGATGAGGGCCGTGCGCAGCTCCTCTGCGCGGCCCTCCAGGAAGGGGCTGCGGCGCAGCTGGGGCTTGAACATGCGCTCCTGGCGGCGGAAGTACTCCCAGACCGGGCCGGTGATCGTGAAGCCCGTGCCGTCGGCCCGGCCGAGCACGTTGACCACGTCGGCGATCACGGAGGCGACGATATGGACGTCGTACGCCGTCATGTCGGGCGCGCGGCGCAGCCCGTAGGCCGAGCAGAAGTCGGTGACGCCGAGCCGCAGGGCGAGCACCCGGTCCCGGTACTTGTCGACGCTGCGGGCGATGCCCCGGAGAATCTCGCCGCGTGTCTCCAGATGGAGCAGCTCGGGGGATTCGAGGACGGGCATGGCGAAGAGCCGTCGGCCGCATGCCGTCTCGGCCTCGGCGAGCGCCTCCAGGAAGTGCCTGCCACGCTCTTCGGTGAATTTGGGAAGTACGAAACCGGACAACATCCGGACCGAGTCGCCGAGGCGGCGCACCAGGTCGGTGATCTGGGCCGGTTCCCGTACGCGGATGAAGAGGAGCGGGGCGTCCGCGCCGGCCGTGCTCCCGGCGTCGCCCTCGTGCCGGGGTCCGGGCCCCGGCGCCGCGTCCCGGGCGGCCAGCGCGGCGAACTGCCTGATCAGGTTGGCTTCGGCGTCGGTCACCTCGGCGTCGTCGATCGAGTCCTCCAGGCAGAGCACCATGGAGACGACACCGCGCGCGGCCTGCTTCAGCACGTCCTCGGCGAGCGACGGACGGGTGGCCGGGGAGTAGAGCGTGGCCCCCAGGGCGACGGAGAGCATCCTCGCCGGGGAGTCCGCGGTGAAGGTGCTGGGCTCTCTGTGGAACAGGCCCTCGCGGGCAGCGGGCGAAATGTGCCCGAAGTGACGCATGATTTTCCCCCGAACTGCCTGACCGGCCGAAGAACGCATGGCCGGTAATAGTACGTACGGACGGGTGTCAACAGTTCCCCATGTACATGAATTTCCGGTTACTCGCCCCTTGTCCGCCCCCCTCTCGCGGTACTGCCCCGCTCGGCCCGCGCCACCGCCGGACACGGCCGTGCCGCCCCCCGCGTTGTCCGCACGGGCCCCCAGCAGGCAGGATGACGGTCATGACGCACACGATGCTGAAGGGCTCGAACGTCCCTGTCGATGCCGCGGCCGTCCGGGCCGTGCTGCGCTGGACCCCGGGCGCCGGGGTTCCCGACGTGGACGCCTCCGCCCTGCTCCTCGGTGCGTCCGGGCGGGTGCGGTCCGACGAGGACTTCGTCTTCTACAACCAGCCCCGGCACCCCTCCGGCCTGGTCCGGCGGCTGCCGAAGCGCAGTGTCCCGGAAGGGCTGACGGACACGATCGAGGCGGACCTCGGGGCGCTCGACGCTTCGGTGGACCAGGTCGTCATCGCGGCCTCCTCCGACGGGGCCGCCTTCGAACAGGTCCCGGACCTGCGGATACTCCTGTTCGACGCCGCGTTCGCCGACGGCGAGCCGCTGGCGGTTTTCGATGTACGGCCGGAGACCGGCGAGGAGACGGCGATCATCTGCGGCGAGCTGTACCGCCGCGGCGAGGGCTGGAAGTTCCGTGCGGTCGGCCAGGGCTATCCCACCGGCCTGATCGGGCTGGCCACCGCTTTCGGCATCTCGGTGGACGAGTCGGAGGCGGCGGACGAGGGCCGGGCGCCTGAGGGGACACAGGAGTCGGCCGCCGCGGGGCCCCTCCCGGCCGCCGTGCCGCCTCCTCCGAGCGCGCCGCCGGGCCCCGTCCCGGCCGCGGCCACCGGGCCCGACTCGCAGGCCACCGTGCAGCATCAGCAGCCCTCCTACGGTTATCCGCCCCCGGTCGCGCCTCCCGTTGCCGGCGCCGGGGCCCAGCAGCCGGCGTACGGCTATCCCCAGCCCGCCGCCGCACCGCCCGCCTACGGCTATCCGCAGCCCGCGGCAGCCGCCGCGCACGCGCCCGACCCCCATTTCGCGCTGCCTCCACAAGGTCCGCAGTTCGTCCGGTCCTGAGCCGTGCCCCGGGAGCGGGCCCCGGATCAGGTCCGGGACTTGTAGCCGCGCCCCCATTGCATGCCGTAGCCGTACAGCCGGTCCAGCTCGGACTGGAATCCGTACACGAACTTCACCTCGCGGCGCACGATCAGCTCGTCCTTGATGTTCTCCACCGTGAACACCGCGCAGGAGCGGGCCTGCGGCGCGCGTTCGTCCAGCTCGATCTCGATGCGCGGCCCGTGGCCCGGGTAGAGCGTGATCTTGGCGTGCGTACGGTCGAACGCCGGCGTCCGGTCGTAGATGTAGACGAAGAACAGCAGCCGCTTGATCTTGTCGCGCTGGTCGAGGTTGACGTAGACCGTCTCTCCCGAGGGCGCTCCGAACCGGTCGTCGCCGCTGAGCCGGACGTAGGGCGGGCCGTTGAGGTCGCCGATCAGGCTGCCCAGGGGCTGCACGACCCCCTTGGTGCCGTCCATCAGCTCGTACATGCAGCCGAGGTCCAGGTCGACGTTGACGACGCCCTGGGTGTGCGCCTGGACGACCTCGGGCTTGAAGAGCTGGAGGGGGCGCCGCAGCCTGCCGCTCTGGCGTGAGCGGCCCTCGATGTCCGAGGTCCGCATCCGCCAGGAGAGGTTGACCCGGAGGTTGCCCGACAGGGCGCCCTGCTTGTTGAGCGAGATCGTGGCGTTCCGTTTGGACAGCACGACGGCGCTCGACGTCGCGTTGCCCGAGTCGAACTGCGCCGCGCGCCCCGGCCACAGGCCGTCGAAGAAACCCATCCCTACCCCCACCTGTTCGCGTTGCCTCTTCGCGCCCCGGACATCACTGCGGGGCGGCCGCCGGGCCGGGTCCGGGAGTTCCCGGAGAGCCGTCGCCGTGTGGGCCGCCCCGCAGAGAGCGTTCCTCAATCCCTACCGGGTCACACCCCGGAGGACACTTCCGCCTTGGTGCCCGAGCCGTCGCCCCCGCCGGATTCCGCGGCGAGCGCGCGGTTGCGCTTGACCGAGGACCAGAAGGAGAGGGCGATCAGGATCACGCCGACCGAGCCGGTGATGAGCTCGTTGATCTCGTGCTGGATGGTGATCAGCAGGATGATCGAGAGCGCGCCGATCGCGTAGTGCGCGCCGTGCTCCAGATAGACGTAGTCGTCGAGCGTGCCCTCGCGCACCAGGTAGACGGTGAGCGAACGGACGTACATGGCGCCGATACCGAGGCCGAGGGCCATCAGCACGATCTCGTTGGTGATGGCGAAGGCGCCGATGACGCCGTCGAAGGAGAACGAGGCGTCCAGGACTTCCAGGTAGAGGAAGAGGAAGAACGCGGCCTTTCCGGCAAGGGCGACCCCGGTGACGGGCTTGCCCTTCTTCTTGGCCTCTTCCTCGGCCTCGTGCTCACGCTCCTCCTCCTCTTCGAGCTTGCCCTCGAAGAATCCGGAGAGCCCGCCGACGATCAGGTAGGTGATCAGACCCGCGATACCGGAGAGCATGACCGTCGCCGACTTGTCCACGTGCCCGCCGCCGTGCTGGTGGGCCTGGGTCGCGAAGGTCATGGCGGTGATCATCAGGAGGATCAGGGCGACGCAGACCGACAGCATGTCGACCTTGCCGAGCTTGGCGAGCGGACGCTCGATCCAGCGCAGCCAGTGGATGTCCCGGTCCTCGTCGAAGATGAAGTCGAGGAAGATCATCAGCAGGAACATGCCACCGAAGGCGGCGATCGACGGATGGGCGTCCGTCACCAGTTCCTTGTACTTGTCCGGGTCGTTGAAGGACAGGTCGATGGCCTCGATCGGTCCGAGCTTGGCACTCACGGCCACGATCACGACGGGGAACACCAGTCGCATACCGAAGACGGCGATGAGGATGCCGACGGTGAGGAAGATCTTCTGCCAGAAGGCATTCATCTTCTTCAGGATTCCGGCGTTGATCACCGCGTTGTCGAAGGACAGCGAGATCTCCAGGACGGACAGGATCGCGACGATGCCGAAAGCCTGCCACCCCCCGTAGAAAATCGCTGCGACCAGGCCGAGCGCGGTGACCGCGAACGACCAGCCGAAGGTTTTCAGAACCACTGGCTACCCCATCGTGTTGTTAAACGGGTCTCCCCCGGTGTGTCGGGGCTCCCCCGCGCCGTGCGCGGCGTTATGAAACGTTGACGCCGAAGTCTAGAGCGATGCCTCGCAGGCCGGACGCGTACCCCTGGCCGACTGCACGGAATTTCCACTCGCCGTTGTACCGGTAGAGCTCGCCGAAGATCATCGCGGTCTCCGTCGAGGCGTCCTCGCTCAGGTCGTAGCGGGCCAGCTCCTGGCCGTCGGCCTGGTTGACCACGCGGATGAACGCGTTGCTGACCTGGCCGAAGGCCTGGCCCCGGTTGTCCGCGTCATGGATCGAGACCGGAAAGACGATCTTGTCGCAGTGGGCGGGGACCTGGTCGAGGCGGACGATGACGGATTCGTCGTCGCCGTCGCCCTCGCCCGTGAGGTTGTCGCCGGTGTGCTCGACGGAGCCGTCCGGGCTCGTGAGGTTGTTGTAGAAGACGAACCACTCGTCACCGAGCACCCGGCCCGACTGGCACAGCAGGGCGCTGGCGTCGAGGTCGAAAGCGGCGCCGGTGGTGGAGCGTGCGTCCCAGCCGAGCCCGACCAGCACCTGGGTGAGGTTGGGTGCGGCCTTGGAGAGGGAGACATTGCCTCCCTTGGCGAGCGTGACGCCCATGTGTGTCCTCCCCGAGTCGTGAAAAACGCTGCCGGGCGCTTTCGACGCCCGGGGCGGGCGTCGAAAGCGCCCGGTCGGGGGTGTCCGGCGGATCAGAACCGGCCGGACACCCCCCTGGCGCCAGAACGTCAGACGTTGACGCCGAAGTCCTGGGCGATGCCGCGCAGGCCGGAGGCGTACCCCTGGCCGATGGCGCGGAACTTCCACTCGGCGCCGTTGCGGTAGAGCTCGCCGAAGACCATCGCGGTCTCCGTCGAGGCGTCCTCGCTCAGGTCGTAGCGGGCAAGCTCGGTGTTGTCGGCCTGGTTGACCACGCGGATGTACGCGTTGCGGACCTGGCCGAAGCTCTGCTGACGGCTCTCGGCCTCGTAGATCGAGACCGGGAAGACGATCTTGTCGACGTCGGCCGGGACACCGGCGAGGTTCACCTTGATGACCTCGTCGTCGCCCTCGCCCTCACCGGTGGTGTTGTCACCGGTGTGCTCGACGGAGCCGTCGGGGCTCTTCAGGTTGTTGAAGAAGACGAAATTGCCGTCGGCGGCGACCTTGCCCTCGGGGTTCGTCAGCAGGGCGCTGGCGTCGAGGTCGAAGTCACCCCCGGTGGTGGTGCGGGCGTCCCAGCCCAGACCGACGATGACCGCGGTCAGGTTGGGCGCGGCCTTGGTCAGCGAGACGTTGCCGCCCTTGCTGAGGCTGACTCCCACGAGTCCTCCAGTAGTTTTCTCAGGGGCCGGCAGAC
This sequence is a window from Streptomyces parvus. Protein-coding genes within it:
- a CDS encoding Tellurium resistance: MGFFDGLWPGRAAQFDSGNATSSAVVLSKRNATISLNKQGALSGNLRVNLSWRMRTSDIEGRSRQSGRLRRPLQLFKPEVVQAHTQGVVNVDLDLGCMYELMDGTKGVVQPLGSLIGDLNGPPYVRLSGDDRFGAPSGETVYVNLDQRDKIKRLLFFVYIYDRTPAFDRTHAKITLYPGHGPRIEIELDERAPQARSCAVFTVENIKDELIVRREVKFVYGFQSELDRLYGYGMQWGRGYKSRT
- a CDS encoding DUF475 domain-containing protein, with protein sequence MVLKTFGWSFAVTALGLVAAIFYGGWQAFGIVAILSVLEISLSFDNAVINAGILKKMNAFWQKIFLTVGILIAVFGMRLVFPVVIVAVSAKLGPIEAIDLSFNDPDKYKELVTDAHPSIAAFGGMFLLMIFLDFIFDEDRDIHWLRWIERPLAKLGKVDMLSVCVALILLMITAMTFATQAHQHGGGHVDKSATVMLSGIAGLITYLIVGGLSGFFEGKLEEEEEREHEAEEEAKKKGKPVTGVALAGKAAFFLFLYLEVLDASFSFDGVIGAFAITNEIVLMALGLGIGAMYVRSLTVYLVREGTLDDYVYLEHGAHYAIGALSIILLITIQHEINELITGSVGVILIALSFWSSVKRNRALAAESGGGDGSGTKAEVSSGV
- a CDS encoding TerD family protein, which gives rise to MGVTLAKGGNVSLSKAAPNLTQVLVGLGWDARSTTGAAFDLDASALLCQSGRVLGDEWFVFYNNLTSPDGSVEHTGDNLTGEGDGDDESVIVRLDQVPAHCDKIVFPVSIHDADNRGQAFGQVSNAFIRVVNQADGQELARYDLSEDASTETAMIFGELYRYNGEWKFRAVGQGYASGLRGIALDFGVNVS
- a CDS encoding TerD family protein; this translates as MGVSLSKGGNVSLTKAAPNLTAVIVGLGWDARTTTGGDFDLDASALLTNPEGKVAADGNFVFFNNLKSPDGSVEHTGDNTTGEGEGDDEVIKVNLAGVPADVDKIVFPVSIYEAESRQQSFGQVRNAYIRVVNQADNTELARYDLSEDASTETAMVFGELYRNGAEWKFRAIGQGYASGLRGIAQDFGVNV